TCAAGTTCGGCGCGCTGCTGTTCATCGTGTTCCTGCCGACGCAGTACGCGATCGATCTGCAACTGCTCGGCGGCGTATGGATTCTGCAGATTTTCCCGGCTGTCGTGTTCTCGCTGTACACGCGTCGTCTGAACACGCAGGGTCTGTTCCTCGGCTGGCTCGTCGGTATCGTGCTCGGCACGGGCCTCGCGATTTCGCAAGGGCTCAAGCCGATCTATGGGCTGCATTTCGGCCACGAGAACTATCCGCTGTATATCGGCCTGATCGCGTTGGCCGCGAATATCGTCGTGAGCTTCGCGGTGTCGGCGGTGTCGGCGCGACGGGTTGCCGTTACGGCTTGATCGACGGTTGTCCGGTTCGATGAAGAACGCCGCGGGCCGTTGGCCCGCGGCGTTTTTTTTATTTTCTTCGGAATCTTCGGTCCAGCGACGTAGCCGACTGTTCCGCTAGAACCGCTCGACCCGAAACGGCCGCGGATCGACCAGCGTCTCCTCGCCCGTCATCATCTCGGCGATCAGCCGCCCCGTGACCGGTCCGAGCGTCAGGCCATGATGCGCATGGCCGAACGCGAACCACAGTCCCTGATGTTTTTTCGCGGGTCCAATGATCGGCATCATGTCCGGCGTGCACGGGCGGCGTCCCATCCACGGTTCGGCGTCCAGCCGCTCGCCGAGCGGAAACAGGGTGCGCGCGATCGGCTCGACCGCATCGAGCTGTACCGGCGTCTTGGCCGCCTCAGGCAGCGCGATTTCGGCGCCCGTGGTGAGACGGATGCCGCGCGCCATCGGCGCAAGCACATAGCCGTGTTCGACGTCGAGAATCGGATGATTGAGCCGTGCGGCCCGGCGCGGCGCGTAGTGCATGTGATAGCCGCGCTTGACCGCGAGCGGCAGCCGATACCCGAGCCGCGTGCTTGCGCGATCCGACCACGGTCCGAGCGCGATCACCGCCGACCCGGCCGTGATCGCCCCTTCCCGCGTATCGACCTGCCAGCCTTCGCGCAGCGTATCGGCATCGCCGAAGAAGAACCGTCCGCCGAGCGCTTCGAAGTACCGCGCGTAGGCGGTGACGAGCGCATTCGGATCGCTGACCGAATCGGATTGCGGATAGCGCAGTCCGCCTTGCAGGCGCTTGTCGAGATCGGGTTCGAGCTGTTGCAGGCGCGGCGCGTCGAGCGTCTCGAACTCGACGCCGTACTCGCGATG
The genomic region above belongs to Paraburkholderia sp. HP33-1 and contains:
- a CDS encoding NAD(P)/FAD-dependent oxidoreductase, translated to MKFDTVVLGAGIVGVSVAVHLQKRGRAVALIDRKQPGNETSFGNAGLIQREGVYPYAFPRGLGTLLRYARNQSPDVRYHADAILEVAPFLWRYWRNSHPAKHAEIARSYATLIEHCVSEHRALAAEAGASALLRPIGWIKVFRRAAARDTETRLAERWHREYGVEFETLDAPRLQQLEPDLDKRLQGGLRYPQSDSVSDPNALVTAYARYFEALGGRFFFGDADTLREGWQVDTREGAITAGSAVIALGPWSDRASTRLGYRLPLAVKRGYHMHYAPRRAARLNHPILDVEHGYVLAPMARGIRLTTGAEIALPEAAKTPVQLDAVEPIARTLFPLGERLDAEPWMGRRPCTPDMMPIIGPAKKHQGLWFAFGHAHHGLTLGPVTGRLIAEMMTGEETLVDPRPFRVERF